ACAAAGGAGGAGAAACTTGAATGGAGGCGAACTTACCTCAAGGAGCACAAAGACCACCTACGTATCATCGTCAGCAAAACTGGGCTCGGCAAAATGCCCCCACAAGACTGTCTACTTCTAACCCAACTCTCAAATATGACTCTAAACGATATAGAGGTGATATTCCCAGATAAATTTGAGGAGATTATAGATAAAATAGCTGAGTGGTCGGTTAACGGGTTCATTGAGACGGAAGAATTGAAAAAATCGAGAAATAAACCTATAAAAAATTTAGGTTTTGGCTCACGAGCAGCTCTAGCTCTACCTAACTGGCTTGCAACCAAGTTTCTGGGCAAACACCCACGCAAAGTCCCCTTAGAGTCTTTGCTAGGTTCAAGAAAAACTATAGAGGCTATACTTCAAACCTACCTGCCAGATATTAAGGAGCCTGTTGACTGTCTCGTTGCTGCCGAAAAGTTCTTTCATGAGATTGCTGGTAGGATAACTGCGGCTGAACGCGTAAGAGCAGTCGGGGAAGATCCTAGGGCTAAATTCGACATAGGCTACCTCCCTAAAATCGCTTCGTTAACTCTATGGATGGGTTTCGGTCTAGGCTGCAAAGTTGAGAAGCAACGTGAAGGAGTGTATGAGGTAAAGGTTAAGGATTGTTTTGCCTGCGAAGGGGCCTCTGCCACCGAGAAGCCTGTTTGTTATATAATATCTGGCACTCTAGCTGGGGCTCTCTCTCAAGCTTTCAAAGAGAGGGTTGAGTGTGAAGAGGTTAAATGTAAAGCTTTAGGAGACCAGGAGTGCTCGTTTATTGTCCGCCTGCTTTAAAGCCTTGATCCCTCTAGCCTTAGCCCCCAACTCTTCAGCCAGCTCGTAAGCCTTCAAATACTCAGGGATTGACGCTTTCAGTTTAGCAAGCGGCTCCAAGGATCTGATTATCATTCTAAGATCCAGACCATTTCCATTCAGAAATGTCTTCCTCAGCAGGAATAGTCTAAGGACTCTTGCACAAAAGATAAGGGCGTCTATATCCATAAGCCGTGTGTATTTCTTGGCTTCGACTAGGCACTCCACTCCTTTCAGGTAGAGGATGTTTCCCAGGGCGAAGGCGTCGTTAAAGACGCCCTTACTCTCCAGCTTTGTGTGTAGAACATCTTTATCTCCGAAAAGCTCTTCGGCTGAAATTTTTCCTAAGTCAATGCCAAGTATCATCGTCGAGTTAATTATATGGTTCTTAACGTCCTCATCGAAGTCGGTAACATCATCATAGAAGAGTAGAGATTTAAAGATCAAATCTAGGCTCCGATTGACA
This genomic interval from Candidatus Bathyarchaeia archaeon contains the following:
- a CDS encoding V4R domain-containing protein, with amino-acid sequence MRKIKTGHEIFDSIANLPEGSFVLVLDEGHFDSILFLNSILSNLAQTEPVVVIAYYDVPASFKQVRLEAKTLNDLSIFINQLREKLGRGVIIHHYLPQLLVKEGEAPVLKMIEHWVTASHGKPFLEFFTLPRNTYHTFERMLQALLSGFINLTVSKVGDNYIRKFSVLRVCDVKYHGVEFPYIFRDGRLLIKLHDEFTDRLTATKEEKLEWRRTYLKEHKDHLRIIVSKTGLGKMPPQDCLLLTQLSNMTLNDIEVIFPDKFEEIIDKIAEWSVNGFIETEELKKSRNKPIKNLGFGSRAALALPNWLATKFLGKHPRKVPLESLLGSRKTIEAILQTYLPDIKEPVDCLVAAEKFFHEIAGRITAAERVRAVGEDPRAKFDIGYLPKIASLTLWMGFGLGCKVEKQREGVYEVKVKDCFACEGASATEKPVCYIISGTLAGALSQAFKERVECEEVKCKALGDQECSFIVRLL